TCGCAAACAGGCTTTTTACGGATTTTGACTTTTCCGATTCAATATTTTTCCATCTGCTCTTTTTTCTTCTAATTGTTTTTGCAATTGGGCCTCTAAAAGCAAAAATTCAGGGGGTGATAGATAACATCTTCTCAAAAGGGAAGTATGATTATCAAAAAACCATCAAAGATGTAAGCCGAATGATAGCCTCTGTTCTTAATCTTGATGAAATTGCCAAACTTCTTATGGATACTGTTGTAAATGTAATGAAGGTTGACTACTGCAGCCTGTTTTTATGCGGTTTATCCGAATCCGGTTGCGAATATTTTGCGGCTCGGGGGAAATATTGTAATTTTGTAAGTTCTATATCAATGACCGGTAGTGAATCCATTATTCAATATATTAAAAAGAAAAAACAGCCGATTATAAGGAAAAAACTTATACAGATATCAGGCGAACCCGATATCCTGGATGTGCTTTCAGATATGGACAGGCTATATGCCCAGATAATTCTTCCAATGATTTTTGAAAAAAGATTAAACGGTTTTATTGTGCTTGGTGAAAAGCTTTCCGGCGATCTTTTTACACCTGAAGACATGGATCTTTTTGAAACACTTGCCAGCCAGTGCGCTCTGGCGGTTGAAAATGCGCGCTCTTACAAACTGATTGATGATCTTAACAAAAACCTTGAAAAAAAGGTTAAAGAAAGGACATTGGATCTTCAAGAGGCTCTGTCTGAAAAAGAACGGACTCAGGAACAATTGATACGTTCTGAAAGCCTTGCCTCAATCGGACAACTGGTGGCAGGGACCGCCCATGAGCTGAACAACCCGCTTGCAAGTGTTACAAGCCTTATACAATCCACGATAGAGGATCTGTCTCAATGTGATAACGCTGCGGTTTTGGAACAGGAGGACATTATAGATGATCTCAGGTTTGCTGACAAAGAGCTGGGCAGAGCAAGGTCTATAGTTGCAAGCCTTCTGGGGCTTTCCAGGCAGACTCAAACATACGAGGAGGCTGTTAATCTAAATCTGGTAATACAGGATGCTTTAAGGATACTATATAATCAGTATAAGGGACGCGATATAGAAATAGTTGAAAACTACGACCGGAATTTGCCGGATATTCAGGGAAATTTCGCCAACTTAGGGCAGGTGGCAATGAATATTATTAAAAATGGGATTCAGGCTGTTGAAGGGGGAAAAGGATTAATATCGATTGCAACCCGCTTTGATAATGATACAAAGCAGGTTGTCTTTGAGTGCGAAGATAACGGCCCGGGCATTTCAAAATCTCATCGACAGGATATCTTTAAGCCGTTTTTTACTACAAAAGAGGTCGGCAAGGGAACAGGTCTTGGGCTATACATTTGCCACGAAATTATACAGAAACACGGTGGCGCCATAATGGTTGAAGGTTCTGACAAACAGGGAACAAAATTTGTTGTAAGATTACCTGCAATCTAAATTGAGCGATTTTTGGTAGTAGTTCAGGCACAAAGGCACAGAGGATTATAAAGAATTAAAAGTGATGAACTCGTAAAAAGTCACGAATTTAACTGCAGATGGCTAAGTAAAAAGTTGGTTTTATAACGGTTCCAGAAATCTTCCTGTGTGAACTTATGTTCCTGTGTGCCGTGGTGCTCGACCGAAAAACTGGCACATGTTGCTCCCATCTGTGCGGAAGTTATCATGTCTTTTCCGGTTACCATACCCTTAATCATTCCTGCACGGTAGGCATCGCCCGCACCTGTCGGGTCAGATAAAATATTTGCTTTTGCCGATGGTATTTTTGTTTCCCGGTCCTGAAAATAGACTATTGAGCCGTTTTCGCCCAGGGTTGTAATAATACACTTTGTCATTTTAAGGAGATCTGAACTTTCAAGTTTAGTAGCTTTCTTTATCAGTTCCAGCTCATAGTCATTTGATATCAACATTTCGGAGCCGGTAATCATATCTGCCATCTGGTCGCCTGACAATGCGGGAATAGTCTGGCCAGGGTCAAAGATATACGGTACGCTGTATTTCTTGTAAATGCGGCTGTAGCTTATCATGTCTTCAATGTTGCCGGGAGCTATAATTGCAATCGCCTTTTCCTGCCCAATTCCGTCAAAATTATAGAGTGAGGGATATTTCATTGCTCCAGGGTTAAAGCCTGTAATCTGGTTGTCTGATTTGTCCGTTGTAATATAAGCGCCTGCAGTGAATTCTTCCTGAATTTTCCTAAT
This genomic window from Anaerolineae bacterium contains:
- a CDS encoding carbohydrate kinase family protein, producing the protein MKIFTSGSLAYDHIMDFPGKFEDHILPEKIHIINVCFTVNGLTDKFGGTAGNIAYSLSLLEEKPLILATAGKDFDSYETWLHRHNLSTAGIRKIQEEFTAGAYITTDKSDNQITGFNPGAMKYPSLYNFDGIGQEKAIAIIAPGNIEDMISYSRIYKKYSVPYIFDPGQTIPALSGDQMADMITGSEMLISNDYELELIKKATKLESSDLLKMTKCIITTLGENGSIVYFQDRETKIPSAKANILSDPTGAGDAYRAGMIKGMVTGKDMITSAQMGATCASFSVEHHGTQEHKFTQEDFWNRYKTNFLLSHLQLNS
- a CDS encoding ATP-binding protein, with the protein product MNLLINIPPFLTLCCFLGLALLTIIRGRRTKINILFFITCILGSFLYIDILFAFNVKSPGLALTISRIDHFFIIYSFPVYIHFFHSYLNISGKIWLVRLSYAFAFILMWFIPTSLYIESMQKHSFGFFAKGGVLYPLFGIGALCVTIIILTLIFQAIRNEKSSIQKNRLKYVFAGFGIMGLMNGLNVLPILGYSVYPPGCFSFIPLVVFATGLFKHDLLDMGILIKKSLVYSLITALLTCMYALIILFANRLFTDFDFSDSIFFHLLFFLLIVFAIGPLKAKIQGVIDNIFSKGKYDYQKTIKDVSRMIASVLNLDEIAKLLMDTVVNVMKVDYCSLFLCGLSESGCEYFAARGKYCNFVSSISMTGSESIIQYIKKKKQPIIRKKLIQISGEPDILDVLSDMDRLYAQIILPMIFEKRLNGFIVLGEKLSGDLFTPEDMDLFETLASQCALAVENARSYKLIDDLNKNLEKKVKERTLDLQEALSEKERTQEQLIRSESLASIGQLVAGTAHELNNPLASVTSLIQSTIEDLSQCDNAAVLEQEDIIDDLRFADKELGRARSIVASLLGLSRQTQTYEEAVNLNLVIQDALRILYNQYKGRDIEIVENYDRNLPDIQGNFANLGQVAMNIIKNGIQAVEGGKGLISIATRFDNDTKQVVFECEDNGPGISKSHRQDIFKPFFTTKEVGKGTGLGLYICHEIIQKHGGAIMVEGSDKQGTKFVVRLPAI